The Gasterosteus aculeatus chromosome 17, fGasAcu3.hap1.1, whole genome shotgun sequence genome includes a window with the following:
- the LOC120834711 gene encoding metalloproteinase inhibitor 4 isoform X1, with the protein MTQERSACLGLWVLLLLGAALEEVVVEGCSCHPAHPQQLFCSAEIVIRAKISGEKIVSPSNSSSPYMKMIQYEIKMIKMFKGFDKAKDIQYVYTPVFSSLCGVKLDSNNKAGYLLSGSTWSDGRISIGQCDLVESWDNLSLSQKKNLNYRYQMGCECRINTCYTVPCASTGENECLWTDWLLDNSLNGEQARQYACIRRSDTTCSWYRGGPPPEKDFLDIADP; encoded by the exons ATGACCCAGGAGCGGAGTGCGTGTTTGGGGCTCTGGGTGCTCCTTTTGCTCGGCGCGGccctggaggaggtggtggtggagggatgTAGCTGCCACCCGGCACACCCACAGCAGCTATTCTGCAGCGCCGAGATCG TGATAAGGGCAAAGATCTCTGGAGAGAAGATTGTGTCTCCAAGCAACAGCTCCTCACCTTACATGAAGATGATccaatatgaaataaaaatgatcaaG ATGTTCAAAGGTTTTGACAAGGCCAAAGACATCCAGTACGTGTACACTCCAGTCTTCTCCTCACTGTGTGGCGTCAAACTGGACTCCAACAACAAAGCAGGGTATTTGCTCTCAG GAAGTACGTGGAGTGATGGAAGGATTTCTATTGGCCAATGCGACCTGGTAGAATCCTGGGACAACTTATCACTGTCCCAGAAGAAGAATCTCAACTACAGATACCAGATGGGCTGTGAATGCAGA ATCAACACCTGTTACACAGTCCCGTGTGCGTCCACAGGAGAAAACGAGTGCTTGTGGACTGACTGGTTACTGGATAACAGCCTAAATGGGGAGCAGGCTCGGCAGTACGCGTGCATCCGCCGTTCTGACACAACCTGTAGCTGGTACCGGGGCGGACCGCCGCCTGAGAAAGACTTCCTGGACATAGCCGACCCCTGA
- the LOC120834711 gene encoding metalloproteinase inhibitor 4 isoform X2, producing MTQERSACLGLWVLLLLGAALEEVVVEGCSCHPAHPQQLFCSAEIVIRAKISGEKIVSPSNSSSPYMKMIQYEIKMIKMFKGFDKAKDIQYVYTPVFSSLCGVKLDSNNKAGYLLSGSTWSDGRISIGQCDLVESWDNLSLSQKKNLNYRYQMGCECRVNQHLLHSPVCVHRRKRVLVD from the exons ATGACCCAGGAGCGGAGTGCGTGTTTGGGGCTCTGGGTGCTCCTTTTGCTCGGCGCGGccctggaggaggtggtggtggagggatgTAGCTGCCACCCGGCACACCCACAGCAGCTATTCTGCAGCGCCGAGATCG TGATAAGGGCAAAGATCTCTGGAGAGAAGATTGTGTCTCCAAGCAACAGCTCCTCACCTTACATGAAGATGATccaatatgaaataaaaatgatcaaG ATGTTCAAAGGTTTTGACAAGGCCAAAGACATCCAGTACGTGTACACTCCAGTCTTCTCCTCACTGTGTGGCGTCAAACTGGACTCCAACAACAAAGCAGGGTATTTGCTCTCAG GAAGTACGTGGAGTGATGGAAGGATTTCTATTGGCCAATGCGACCTGGTAGAATCCTGGGACAACTTATCACTGTCCCAGAAGAAGAATCTCAACTACAGATACCAGATGGGCTGTGAATGCAGAGTGA ATCAACACCTGTTACACAGTCCCGTGTGCGTCCACAGGAGAAAACGAGTGCTTGTGGACTGA
- the LOC120834892 gene encoding serine/threonine-protein kinase pim-1, with translation MSKGSETGKMIMRSLVPRRARDGNASSSDQSPSSEKQIPKRRVRRNASLRTKTLIKVSWLSKAKSDKSVSNSAVTGSCNTVVEVVGKRGTKRKVAAADGGPSSKRRRLDTESRESVGSCNTVVEVVGKRGTKRKVAAADGGPSSKRKRRLDTEDRENQGKTQQEEFEAKYQQLGKLNEGGCGSVFAGHRRADKLPVAIKHVPDRYIYCKHVDNDGKQISIEVAVMLKLAADSDGTSPHIRMLDWYKLDKELILVLERPMPAVDFYNYLRRKGGFLREEAAKVIISQLVDAAIDLKNKNIFHRDIKPENMLIETSSDVPRVRLIDFGLSSFDESDTSYKTFYGTLVTPEVFRKMRYRAGPTTVYQIGAVAFKALASENCFNRVRLLKRNQQIPKFISKSKNNTCKNFIQTCLSVDPDDRPTVEQLRVHPWLK, from the exons ATGTCTAAAGGGTCGGAAACGGGGAAGATGATTATGCGTTCTCTGGTCCCAAGAAGAGCTCGAG ATGGCAATGCAAGCTCATCGGACCAAAGTCCATCGTCAGAAAAGCAGATCCCGAAGAGGAGGGTGAGAAGAAACGCCAGTCTGAGAACAAAGACACTCATCAAAGTGTCCTGGCTTTCAAAAGCTAAAAGTGACAAGTCAGTGTCCAACTCAGCAGTCACTG GAAGCTGCAACACCGTTGTGGAGGTGGTTGGCAAGAGAGGCACCAAGAGGAAGGTCGCCGCTGCTGATGGAGGACCGAGCagtaagaggaggaggctggacACAGAGTCCAGAGAGTCTGTAGGAAGCTGCAACACCGTTGTGGAGGTGGTTGGCAAGAGAGGCACCAAGAGGAAGGTCGCCGCTGCTGACGGAGGACCGAGCagtaagaggaagaggaggctggacacagaggacagagagaaccAGGGAAAAACCCAACAAG AAGAATTTGAGGCTAAATACCAACAGCTGGGGAAGCTCAACGAAGGAGGATGTGGATCTGTGTTTGCTGGACACCGCCGAGCAGATAAGCTCCCT GTTGCCATCAAACACGTCCCCGACAGATACATCTACTGCAAACACGTG GACAACGATGGGAAGCAGATCTCCATAGAGGTCGCCGTCATGTTAAAGCTGGCGGCCGACTCAGACGGAACATCGCCACACATTCGCATGCTGGACTGGTACAAGTTGGACAAGGAGCTGATCCTGGTGCTGGAGAGGCCGATGCCTGCCGTCGATTTCTATAACTATCTCAGGCGAAAAGGAGGATTCTTGAGAGAAGAAGCAGCCAAG GTCATAATCAGCCAGCTTGTCGATGCAGCGATTGATCtcaaaaacaagaacattttcCACCGTGACATAAAGCCAGAGAACATGCTAATTGAGACGAGCTCGGACGTGCCACGAGTTCGCCTCATCGACTTCGGCTTGAGCAGCTTCGACGAGAGTGACACATCTTACAAGACCTTCTACG GTACTCTGGTCACCCCAGAGGTTTTCCGGAAAATGAGGTACAGAGCCGGACCCACCACAGTGTACCAGATCGGAGCAGTCGCTTTTAAGGCCCTGGCCTCAGAGAACTGTTTCAACAGGGTGAGGTTGTTGAAGAGGAATCAGCAAATACCCAAATTCATCTCCAAGAGTAAGAACAATA CTTGCAAGAACTTCATCCAGACGTGTTTGAGTGTCGACCCTGACGACCGTCCCACCGTGGAGCAGCTCAGGGTCCACCCATGGCTCAAATAA
- the LOC120835850 gene encoding uncharacterized protein LOC120835850, with product MLKACSLVVLTLVLHLQLCSSAPTPAKVVQVRGARPEEPASVTEDLSNLMEEKEADDEKVLTAVPGQAAPSPDEENMFIAKEPEPISREDHISDDDFLEAGELASQEPSTGAHHESSEDETVSEEAAFVESSPEEATDNIAPAVAFESEHFVENTAPKEEDYFVPVPAELEREEAGQWETAAEEHALFVPADPAEEDLNREETVLIIVDQNGGTVEPAAEQRASQVPAPEDLVDFAPLGPTKVEKELREQVVEESIPVVSPEAPKEDAAEGLVQIVPEEDPATMEEALAGPPKDEQSVSDTEEKGQVELAAEETSPVLEEPALPGRSKR from the exons ATGCTCAAAGCTTGCTCTCTAGTGGTGCTGACGCTGGTCCTCCATCTACAGCTATGCTCATCAGCACCGACGC CTGCCAAAGTTGTTCAGGTGCGTGGAGCAAGACCAGAGGAACCTGCATCAGTAACTGAAGACCTCAGTAACCTTatggaggaaaaagaagcagACGATGAGAAAGTCCTTACAGCTGTTCCGGGTCAAGCAGCGCCGTCTCCTGATGAGGAAAACATGTTTATTGCCAAAGAACCAGAACCAATTTCCAGGGAAGATCACATCTCTGATGATGATTTTCTTGAAGCAGGTGAATTAGCTTCCCAGGAGCCTTCGACTGGAGCCCACCATGAATCTTCAGAGGATGAAACTGTGTCTGAAGAAGCTGCCTTCGTGGAGTCATCTCCAGAGGAAGCTACGGACAACATCGCCCCAGCTGTTGCTTTTGAGAGTGAACATTTTGTGGAGAATACAGCTCCAAAAGAAGAGGATTATTTTGTTCCGGTTCCTGCAGAACTTGAGCGAGAAGAGGCCGGTCAATGGGAAACCGCTGCAGAGGAACATGCTTTATTTGTTCCTGCTGACCCCGCTGAAGAGGACCTGAATCGAGAGGAAACTGTCTTGATCATTGTGGATCAAAATGGAGGTACAGTTGAACCTGCTGCAGAACAAAGGGCATCGCAAGTGCCAGCCCCAGAAGATCTGGTTGACTTTGCCCCTTTGGGTCCAACTAAAGTAGAGAAGGAGCTGAGAGAACAAGTTGTAGAAGAATCAATCCCCGTAGTTTCCCCAGAAGCACCAAAAGAAGATGCTGCAGAGGGTCTGGTCCAAATAGTCCCAGAAGAGGACCCTGCTACGATGGAAGAAGCCCTCGCTGGTCCACCAAAAGACGAGCAGTCTGTCAGTGACACAGAAGAAAAAGGTCAAGTGGAACTGGCTGCAGAAGAAACATCACCAGTCCTGGAAGAACCAGCTCTGCCTGGAAGGTCCAAAAGATGA